In Synechocystis sp. PCC 6714, the following are encoded in one genomic region:
- a CDS encoding metallophosphoesterase: MGFSRLPVIGLFMALVTTAFLLVANFNQSPTPASLAKDAPGQSRSPGLVVVAAGDIACAPEDPGFNNGLGTKERCQMAATADLVASANPSLVLPLGDNQYERGELANYQASYQPTWGRFDPISRPIAGNHEYYGPDKNAADYFDYFGELAGDRQKGYYSYDQGDWHFIALNSNCKYIGGCEMGSPQQQWLKQDLAQNNKACTLAYWHHPLYSSGAHGNQRQMADLWQTLYDGGAEVILSGHDHLYERFAPQDAQAKLDTDRGIRQFVIGTGGKSLYPFRTLQPNSEVRAMGVYGVLKMELQPDGYRWRFLAANTTEFNEQGQDRCH; this comes from the coding sequence ATGGGTTTTTCCCGTCTACCGGTGATCGGGTTGTTCATGGCCCTAGTCACCACTGCCTTTTTGCTGGTTGCCAACTTCAACCAAAGTCCAACTCCGGCTAGTCTGGCTAAAGATGCCCCTGGCCAAAGCCGGTCCCCTGGGTTGGTTGTTGTAGCGGCCGGGGATATTGCCTGTGCCCCGGAAGACCCTGGCTTTAACAATGGCTTAGGGACAAAGGAACGTTGTCAGATGGCGGCTACGGCGGATTTGGTTGCTAGTGCTAATCCTAGTCTCGTTTTACCCCTGGGGGACAATCAGTACGAACGGGGGGAATTGGCCAACTACCAGGCTTCCTATCAACCCACCTGGGGCAGATTTGACCCCATTAGCAGACCCATTGCTGGAAACCACGAATATTATGGCCCCGATAAGAATGCGGCTGATTATTTTGATTACTTTGGGGAGCTAGCCGGCGATCGCCAAAAGGGTTATTACAGCTACGACCAGGGCGATTGGCATTTTATTGCCCTCAATTCCAATTGCAAATACATTGGCGGTTGTGAAATGGGATCGCCCCAACAGCAATGGCTAAAGCAAGATTTAGCCCAAAATAATAAAGCCTGCACCCTGGCCTATTGGCACCATCCCCTCTATTCCTCCGGTGCCCATGGCAATCAAAGGCAAATGGCTGATCTTTGGCAAACCCTCTATGATGGCGGAGCGGAAGTGATACTGTCGGGCCACGACCACTTGTACGAAAGATTTGCGCCCCAGGATGCCCAGGCTAAACTGGATACTGACCGGGGTATTCGCCAGTTTGTCATTGGCACCGGCGGGAAAAGCCTTTATCCTTTCAGAACATTGCAACCTAACAGTGAAGTTCGGGCAATGGGGGTTTATGGGGTGCTAAAAATGGAACTTCAACCCGACGGTTACCGCTGGCGATTTCTGGCCGCTAACACCACTGAGTTTAATGAGCAAGGACAGGATAGGTGTCATTAG
- the petN gene encoding cytochrome b6-f complex subunit PetN has translation MDILTLGWVSVLVLFTWSISMVVWGRNGF, from the coding sequence ATGGACATTTTGACATTAGGTTGGGTAAGCGTGTTAGTTCTGTTCACCTGGTCCATCAGCATGGTGGTGTGGGGTCGCAACGGTTTCTAG
- a CDS encoding RDD family protein → MALFNHYQVETPESVELEFTLAGIGNRLYAVLIDYVCLGSVILFLLIVWAVLAYNLSLYASGEWQLWLTAIQIFLIFAVYVGYFVFFETLWQGQTPGKRRAKIRVIRGDGRPVGLQEASLRALFRPIDDFLYIGALLIIFGRQEKRIGDLLAGTLVIRESRDQRGDRLKLQRPEQAKILAAELAQWPGLERITADHWLVIRDYLLRRQDLLPKAREQAEKRLAKQVKDRLRLIAPLNDSAPEILLEAVYLACQDRQNALIKPTFEL, encoded by the coding sequence ATGGCCCTGTTCAACCATTACCAGGTGGAAACCCCCGAAAGCGTCGAACTCGAATTCACTTTGGCGGGCATTGGCAATCGTCTCTATGCGGTGCTGATCGACTATGTCTGTCTGGGAAGCGTTATTTTGTTTTTGCTGATTGTTTGGGCGGTGTTGGCCTACAATCTTTCCCTCTACGCTTCCGGGGAATGGCAACTCTGGCTCACCGCTATCCAAATTTTCCTCATTTTTGCGGTTTATGTAGGCTATTTTGTCTTTTTTGAGACCCTCTGGCAGGGGCAAACCCCCGGTAAGCGCAGGGCTAAAATTCGGGTCATCCGTGGAGATGGCCGCCCTGTGGGCCTACAGGAGGCCAGTTTACGGGCCTTGTTTCGCCCCATCGATGATTTTCTTTACATTGGTGCTTTATTAATCATTTTTGGTCGCCAAGAAAAACGCATTGGCGATTTACTGGCAGGGACTTTAGTTATTCGGGAAAGTCGAGATCAAAGAGGCGATCGCCTGAAATTACAACGACCGGAGCAAGCGAAGATTCTCGCCGCTGAGTTGGCACAATGGCCAGGGTTAGAGAGAATTACAGCAGATCATTGGTTAGTCATTCGGGATTATCTCCTCCGTCGGCAGGATTTATTACCCAAAGCCAGGGAACAGGCAGAGAAAAGGTTAGCCAAACAGGTAAAAGATCGATTGCGCCTCATCGCTCCCCTCAACGACAGCGCCCCGGAAATCCTACTGGAAGCGGTGTATCTTGCATGTCAAGACCGCCAAAATGCCCTGATCAAGCCCACGTTTGAGTTGTAA
- a CDS encoding peroxiredoxin, whose translation MKSKKFSWSKSIVALLLAVGLWLGIADLPTYALGGTQPELGQSAPLFTLPSTAGDGEVSLTDYRGQWVVLYFYPQDFTPGCTLEAQRFQRDLSKYQALNAQVIGVSVDDLDSHEAFCDAEGLKFPLLADSDGTVIKSYGSWLSGMALRHTYLIDPDGVLRERFLGVRPATHSEEVLARLAELQS comes from the coding sequence ATGAAAAGCAAAAAATTTTCCTGGTCAAAAAGCATCGTTGCTTTACTTTTGGCTGTGGGTTTGTGGCTAGGAATAGCGGATTTGCCCACCTATGCTCTGGGGGGAACCCAACCGGAATTGGGTCAATCCGCTCCCCTGTTTACCCTGCCCAGCACCGCCGGAGATGGGGAAGTTAGCCTGACGGATTACCGAGGACAATGGGTAGTTTTGTATTTCTATCCCCAGGATTTTACCCCCGGCTGTACCCTGGAAGCCCAACGTTTTCAACGGGATTTAAGCAAATACCAAGCCCTCAATGCCCAAGTGATTGGGGTGAGCGTAGACGATTTGGATTCCCACGAAGCTTTTTGTGATGCGGAAGGACTTAAATTTCCCCTGCTGGCGGACTCGGACGGCACAGTGATCAAGTCCTATGGTTCTTGGTTAAGTGGCATGGCCCTACGACACACTTACCTCATCGATCCCGATGGTGTTCTACGGGAAAGATTTCTCGGAGTTAGACCCGCTACCCACAGTGAGGAAGTGTTGGCCCGGTTGGCAGAATTACAATCCTAA
- the glmS gene encoding glutamine--fructose-6-phosphate transaminase (isomerizing) — MCGIVGYIGTQTAVNILIEGLERLEYRGYDSAGIATVTEGKIESVRAKGKLFNLKEKLENHSNFSRLGIGHTRWATHGKPEEHNAHPHLDNQERIAVVQNGIIENYQTLGDQLKEKGYQFYSETDTEVIPILIADILKDLPSDDPDEALLAAIAKAVHLLEGAFAIAVLDAHCPEQLIVARQQAPLILGFGQGEFFCASDVTALVPHTTTVLSLENGEIARLTPLGVEVYDFNLKRVRKLPRTLDWSATTVEKQGFRHFMLKEIYEQPAVVRTCLATYLDEQWRAADNPKHSPALLGLDPQLTKNLQNIQVLACGTSWHAGLVGKYLLEQLAGIPTTVHYASEFRYAAPPLTPHTLTIGVTQSGETADTLAALEMEKQRRSTLEDAYKPLILGITNRPESTLATMVNEIINTHAGIEIGVAATKTFVAQVLAFYFLALDIAFQRRSLSLEAIEEIMVGLRQLPAQIETILEQQGSAIESLAHEFAETQDFIFLGRGINFPIALEGALKLKEISYIHAEGYPAGEMKHGPIALLDAKVPVVAIAMPGSVHDKVISNAQEAKARDARLIGVTPMDDNQARSVFDDLLLVPHVEEMLSPIVAVIPLQLLSYHIAARRGLDVDQPRNLAKSVTVE; from the coding sequence ATGTGTGGCATTGTTGGTTACATCGGCACCCAAACAGCGGTCAATATTCTCATCGAAGGGCTGGAACGCTTGGAATACCGGGGCTATGACTCCGCCGGCATTGCCACTGTCACCGAAGGCAAAATTGAGTCAGTGCGGGCCAAAGGCAAACTGTTTAACCTCAAGGAGAAGCTAGAAAACCACAGCAACTTTTCCCGTCTTGGCATTGGCCACACCCGCTGGGCCACCCACGGTAAGCCAGAGGAGCATAACGCCCATCCCCATTTGGATAACCAGGAACGGATTGCCGTTGTGCAAAATGGCATCATCGAAAACTATCAGACCCTCGGGGATCAGTTAAAGGAGAAAGGCTATCAGTTTTACTCAGAAACCGATACCGAGGTAATTCCGATTTTAATTGCCGATATTCTCAAGGATTTGCCCAGCGATGACCCCGATGAAGCTCTGTTGGCTGCCATTGCCAAAGCGGTACACCTTCTCGAGGGAGCCTTTGCGATCGCCGTCCTGGATGCCCATTGCCCTGAACAGCTAATTGTGGCCCGCCAACAGGCCCCTTTGATTTTAGGCTTTGGCCAGGGGGAATTTTTCTGTGCCTCCGATGTGACAGCCCTAGTGCCCCACACCACCACGGTATTGTCTCTGGAAAACGGCGAAATTGCCCGTTTAACCCCCCTAGGGGTAGAAGTTTACGACTTTAACCTGAAAAGGGTGAGAAAATTACCCCGTACCCTGGATTGGAGCGCCACCACGGTGGAAAAACAGGGTTTTCGGCACTTTATGCTCAAGGAAATTTACGAGCAACCGGCCGTTGTCCGTACCTGTTTAGCTACTTATCTGGATGAGCAATGGCGGGCCGCCGATAATCCTAAGCATAGTCCTGCACTGCTGGGTCTAGACCCCCAATTGACCAAAAATCTGCAAAATATTCAAGTTCTAGCCTGTGGCACCAGTTGGCATGCTGGTTTAGTGGGTAAATATCTACTGGAACAATTGGCGGGCATTCCCACCACGGTGCATTACGCATCGGAATTTCGCTATGCGGCCCCTCCCCTCACCCCCCATACCCTCACCATTGGGGTAACTCAATCGGGGGAAACGGCGGATACTTTGGCGGCGTTGGAAATGGAAAAACAACGGCGTTCAACCCTGGAAGATGCCTATAAACCCCTCATTTTGGGCATTACCAACCGGCCCGAAAGTACTTTGGCCACCATGGTCAATGAAATTATCAACACCCATGCGGGCATTGAAATCGGGGTAGCGGCCACTAAAACCTTTGTGGCCCAGGTGCTAGCCTTTTATTTCCTGGCTTTGGACATTGCCTTTCAGCGACGTAGCCTCAGCCTAGAGGCGATCGAGGAAATTATGGTGGGTCTACGGCAATTACCCGCCCAGATTGAAACTATTTTGGAACAACAGGGCAGTGCCATTGAATCCCTCGCCCATGAATTCGCTGAAACCCAGGATTTTATTTTCCTTGGTCGGGGCATTAATTTTCCCATTGCCTTGGAAGGAGCTTTAAAACTTAAGGAAATTAGTTATATCCATGCAGAAGGTTACCCCGCCGGGGAAATGAAACATGGCCCCATTGCCCTCTTGGATGCCAAGGTGCCTGTGGTGGCGATCGCCATGCCAGGATCGGTCCATGACAAGGTAATTTCCAATGCCCAGGAAGCCAAAGCCAGGGATGCCAGGTTGATCGGAGTCACCCCCATGGACGACAACCAAGCCCGTTCCGTGTTTGATGATTTATTGTTGGTGCCCCACGTGGAGGAAATGCTCTCCCCCATTGTGGCGGTGATTCCTTTGCAACTTTTGTCCTATCACATTGCCGCCCGCCGTGGTTTAGACGTGGATCAACCCCGCAATTTAGCTAAATCCGTCACCGTGGAATAG